Proteins co-encoded in one Brassica oleracea var. oleracea cultivar TO1000 chromosome C4, BOL, whole genome shotgun sequence genomic window:
- the LOC106337716 gene encoding cytochrome P450 78A9, producing the protein MATKLDTSSLLFTLLSKCSLLTQTNLALSLLVASIASLALSLFYWSHPGGPAWGKYFLHRRHRTTVIPGPRGLPFVGSMSLMSNALAHRCIAAAAEKFGAKRLMAFSLGDTRVIVTCNPDVAKEILNSPVFADRPVKESAYSLMFSRAIGFAPYGVYWRTLRRIASYHLFSPKQIKRSETQRRVIANQMVTCLAKQSSSNEGLCYARDLIKTASLNNIMCSVFGKEYELEQEHDEVNELRGLVEEGYDLLGTLNWTDHLPWLSEFDPQRIRSRCSSLVPKVNRFVNRIISDHRDQTRDSPSDFVDVLLSLDGPDKLSDPDMVAVLWEMIFRGTDTVAVLIEWILARMVLHQDTQTTVHNELDQVVGRSRAVEESDVASLTYLTAVIKEVLRLHPPGPLLSWARLAITDTIIDGRRVPAGTTAMVNMWAIAHDPHVWENPLEFEPERFVAKEGDVEFSVLGSDLRLAPFGSGRRVCPGKNMGLTTVTFWIATLLHEFEWLAPSSDDKTVDLSEKLRLSCEMANPLAVKLCCRRSISV; encoded by the exons ATGGCCACCAAGCTCGACACAAGCAGCTTATTGTTCACTCTCTTGTCCAAATGTAGCCTCCTTACCCAAACCAACCTGGCTTTGTCACTCCTCGTAGCCTCCATCGCTTCTCTCGCTCTCTCTCTCTTCTACTGGTCTCATCCCGGAGGACCTGCATGGGGAAAATATTTCCTCCATCGCCGCCACCGAACCACCGTGATTCCCGGACCAAGAGGCTTACCTTTTGTCGGAAGCATGTCTCTCATGTCAAACGCTTTAGCACACCGCTGCATAGCCGCAGCCGCGGAGAAATTCGGAGCCAAACGTTTGATGGCGTTTAGCTTGGGAGATACTCGCGTGATCGTCACGTGCAACCCTGATGTAGCTAAAGAGATTCTAAACAGTCCGGTTTTCGCTGACCGTCCGGTTAAGGAATCAGCGTATTCCCTTATGTTTAGCCGGGCTATCGGTTTCGCTCCTTACGGCGTTTACTGGCGAACGTTGAGGAGAATCGCTTCTTATCATCTTTTCAGCCCTAAACAGATTAAACGCTCTGAAACGCAGAGACGTGTTATCGCGAATCAGATGGTGACGTGTCTGGCAAAACAGAGTAGCAGCAACGAAGGACTCTGTTACGCTCGTGACTTGATCAAAACGGCATCGCTTAACAACATAATGTGCTCTGTTTTCGGGAAAGAATACGAGCTTGAACAAGAGCACGATGAAGTGAATGAGCTACGTGGTTTGGTCGAAGAGGGTTATGATTTACTCGGAACACTTAACTGGACCGATCATCTCCCGTGGTTGTCGGAATTTGATCCTCAGAGAATCCGGTCTAGATGCTCTAGTCTCGTACCGAAAGTAAACCGGTTCGTGAACCGGATTATATCTGACCACCGTGATCAAACTCGTGACTCGCCTAGTGACTTCGTTGACGTATTACTCTCTCTTGATGGTCCGGATAAACTATCCGACCCGGATATGGTCGCGGTTCTCTGG GAAATGATATTTAGAGGAACTGACACGGTGGCTGTATTGATCGAGTGGATTCTTGCTAGGATGGTCCTTCATCAAGATACTCAGACAACAGTTCACAACGAGCTTGACCAGGTCGTAGGGAGATCAAGAGCCGTGGAAGAATCTGACGTGGCTTCTCTAACATATCTGACGGCTGTGATCAAAGAAGTCTTGAGGCTTCACCCGCCAGGTCCACTTCTGTCGTGGGCCCGTTTAGCAATCACAGATACGATCATTGACGGCCGTCGTGTGCCGGCAGGGACCACTGCAATGGTTAACATGTGGGCTATAGCGCATGATCCACACGTGTGGGAAAATCCGTTGGAGTTTGAACCCGAAAGGTTTGTAGCCAAGGAAGGTGACGTTGAGTTCTCGGTTCTTGGGTCGGATCTAAGGCTTGCACCGTTTGGGTCGGGTCGTAGGGTTTGTCCTGGGAAGAACATGGGTTTGACCACCGTGACGTTTTGGATCGCGACGCTCTTGCATGAGTTTGAATGGCTTGCACCGTCGTCAGATGACAAGACCGTTGACTTGTCCGAGAAACTGAGGCTCTCGTGTGAGATGGCTAATCCTCTCGCTGTTAAGTTGTGCTGCAGGCGCAGTATAAGCGTATGA